TAGCGCCGGTGAGCCGGTCGCCGAGTTGACACTGAGCGACGTGTTTGAGTGGGACAAGCCGCGCTATATCAAATCGGTGTACGGCACCGAGCGAACCGATCATCCCGGCGCCGACATGGTGCTGAAGGGGGACGCGGACAAGACGCATTTGATCGGAGGCAAGATTCGCACCTTGCCGCAGCCCAAGAACCCGCGTTTTGGCAAATATGTGCTGTCCCCGCGCGAAGTGCGCGAGTTGTTGGCCAAGAAGGGCTGGGATCGGGTCGTGGCGTTCCAAACGCGCAACCCGCTGCATCGCGCGCATGAGTACGCGTTGGTTTACGGCCTGGAAAGCTTGCTGCGCGACGGCCACAACGCCGGCGCCTGCCTCAATCCCTTGATTGGCGAAACCAAAGGCGACGATGTGCCCGCCGCCACGCGGATGGAAACGTACGAGGCGCTGATCGAGTCGCGCGGGCTGGGCGAGGGGGACAGCGACCAGGAGCTGTGGGGGCCACGCAACGAGTCGGTGCCCGACCGCACGATCTTGCTGGGCATGGACATCAAGATGTTCTACGGCGGGCCAAAAGAGGCGGTGATGCACAGCATCTACCGTCAGAATTTTGGTTTCACCAATATCGTGATTGGCCGCAAGCACGCCGATGTGCCATACGCTGATGGCACATCGATCTGGGGCGACTTCGACGCTCAGGAGATGTTTGGCAAACTGGGCGGCGACCTGAAGATTCAGCCGGTCAAAGTCGGCTTTGCCGCCTTCTACGAGTCGCTGGGGCGCGTCGACCTGACGCAGAACCACAAGGAGGAGAAGCCGGTTTCGATCTCTGGCAAGGACGTCCGCAAGGCGCTGGTCGAAGGTCGGGAAGTCGATCCGCGGATCATGCGACCGACCACCTCGCGCATCTTGGCCAAGGCGATGGCCGGAAAGTAGTCAGCGGACGCACGCTGGACAAGCAGCAGCTACAAGAGCCTCGGGAGTTCGATCTCGGGGCTCTTTTTTTGCGCAATGAGCGCTTGTTGCTGTCAGCCGCCGCGCTAGATGTAGTACATATCCTCGGCGCTGCGAGACGCGCGATCGACTAGGTCGGCGAACGTGATCTCGCGCAGCATGCGCTCTTCGACTTCGGTGATTTCGCGCCAAACCTCGGTCAGCACTCGACCAGCCGGCGAATCGGGGGCCGAGGCGCTGACGGCGGCCATTTCGCGGGGACCTTCGATCACCGTCATCACCTCGCCGAGCGAGATTTCTGCCGGGTCCTTGGCCAATTGATAGCCGCCGGCGGCGCCGCGCGTGCTGCTGACAAAACCGGCTCCCTTGAGTTGCAACAAGATCTGCACCAAGAAGCGGGCGGGCACCCCGTGATCTTCGGCGATTTTGCGAATGCGCACCGGCTCGCCCGAGCCATAGCTGGACGCCAACTCCAGCATGGCGATACAGGCGTACTCGGTTTTGGCCGAAACTCGCACGGTTGGCTGCTCGGAAGTAAGTGCTGATGACTTAGGGGCAAAGCGCCCGCAAGAGTTGTGCCCTCAGGTCGTCACCAATCGGTCTGTCGGCCAACTCTTAATGGCTTTCGAGCGTGTGCAATCCGCATTCGCGTTTGCCTGTGCCGCTCCAGCGGCCCGCCCGCTCGTCTTCTCCCGCCGTGACGGCGCGGGTGCAAGGCCAGCAGCCGATGCTGGTGTAGCCTTGGTCGTGCAGCGGGTTGTAGGGAATCTTCTCGTCGACGATCAGCTTCCAGACATCCTTCTTGGTCCAGTTGGCCAAGGGGCTGATCTTCACCAAACCAAATTTACGGTCCCAGCCAACGATGGCGGCCTTGGCGCGATCGCTGCTTTGATCGCGGCGGATACCGCTCATCCAGGCGTTGAGGCCAGTTGAAGCCTCGCGCAGCACCGATAGTTTTCGTTCGGCGCAGCAACGGTCGGGATCGGACTTGTAGACCGGACCACCGTTGGCGGCCTCGTATTCGGCGACCGATAGCTTGGGGCGCCGCAGTTCGACGTTCACCCCGTAGCGCTCGGCGATGCGATCGCGCAGTTCGAGCGTTTCTTTGAATTGATAGCCCGTGTCCAGGTTGAACACGTAAACGCTGGGGTCGATCTTGGCCAGGTAATGAATGATGACGCAGCCCTCGGGACCAAAGGCGGTCGCCATGCCTAGCTTAGGCTGATAGTGCTGCGCGGCCCAGCGAATGATCTCCTCGGGCGAGGAGTCTTCCAGCTTCAGGCTTTGCTCTTTGAGCCAAGCCAAGCCTTCTTGCGTGATGGTGCGAATGCCGTCAGATCCCGCCGGTCCTGGAACAGGAACCTGGCTCGCGGAAGCGGGCACGCTAGTGGCGGCGTTCGACATGAGCAGTGTTGCCGGAGGGGTCATGGCACTTGCTTTCGCTTTGGGAAAGCCAATCCTATGAATGTTACTCTACTAAGTCAACAATCACTATTATCGGTTCGATTTGCATCGATACTCCACCTTTTGCCGGCCGTGCCGCCTATGCCAGCATGGAGCGCATGCTGCGACAAGGTGTTACGCGGCAAAGGCTTGACGATGTGCCGCCGACCGGTCACCATCGCCACTTTGTGCTGAAAACTGGCCCCGGACCCAAGCGGATATGGCCAATCAGGTCTACTTGGCCGTTGATCTTGGCGCCTCTAGCGGGCGTGTGCTGTCGGCATCGTTTGATGGTCGCCGGCTATCGATCGACGAGACGCACCGTTTTGAGAATGGGCCCGTCCGCGTGGGTACGTCGATCTTTTGGGACCTGCTGGGGCTCTGGCGCGAGGTGCTGATTGGTCTGCGAGCCGCCGGCCAGCTCCACGGCCGAGCGGTCGCCAGCGTGGGAGTTGACACCTGGGGGGTCGACTTTGGCCTGTTGACCAGTGACCAGTTGCTGCTCTCGAATCCGTATCACTACCGCGACGCGCGGACTCATGGCGTCATGGAACGAGCGATCGACGAATTAGGACGCGAGGCGATTTTCGCGGAAACCGGCTTGCAGTTCTTGCAGTTCAATACGCTGTTCCAACTGCTGGCGATGAAATGGTCTGGCTCCTCGTTGTTGGAAGTGGCGCATCGGCTGCTGATGATGCCCGACCTGTTTCACTGGCTCCTTTCCGGCCAGCGGACGAACGAGCGGACCAACGCCAGCACCACGCAGTTTTACAATCCACAAACGGCAGATTGGGCCTTCAACCTGCTTGAAACGTGCGGACTGCGCACCGACATTCTCGGCGACATCGTCGAACCTGGCACGTCGCTCGGGGCGCTTTTGCCAATGGTGCGCGAGGAAACTGGTCTGAGCGCGGCACAGGTGATTTTGCCCGCCACGCACGATACCGGGTCGGCGGTCGCGGCCGTGCCGGCAGGTCCTGAATCGGGGCGCTGGTGCTTCATCAGTTCCGGGACCTGGTCGCTGATGGGGGCGGAACTGTCGGCGCCGGTGCTAAGCGCTGCCTGCCGCGAGGCCAATTTCACCAACGAAGTTGGCGCGAACCAAACGATTCGCCTGCTGAAGAATATTGGCGGGCTATGGCTGTTGCAGCAGTCGCGCGCCGCTTGGAAAAAACAGGGGCGCGCCTGGTCGTGGGACGAACTGGCCGCCATGGCCGCGGAGGCGCCGCCGCTCGCCTCGCTGATTGACCCGGATTATCAGGGCTTCTTGTCACCCAGCGACATGCCTGCGGCGATTCGAGATTATTGCCGCGACACTCGGCAGCCGGTTCCGCAAGACGAGCGCGCGGTGACGCGAACGATCATCGAGAGCCTGGCGCTCAAATATCGCTATGTGCTGGAGGCGCTGGAGCGCCTGGTCGGCTACGCGTTCGACACGATACACATTATCGGCGGCGGCACAAAGAACCGGCTGCTCTGTCAGGCGACAGCCGATGCCTGCGGCCGCCGTGTGGTGGCAGGTCCGGTCGAGGCGACCGCCATTGGCAACGCGCTGGTGCAGGCGATCGCGGCGGGGTCGATTGGCAATCTGCAAGATGGTCGACGCGTGGTGCGCGAGTCGTTTGCGACAAACGAGTATGCGCCGCGCGACACCGCGCGGTGGAGCGAGGCCTACCAGCGGTTTCAAGCCTTGATGACGGCGACCCCGTAAAAGACGAATCCTCACGACTCAACAAGAAGCGCGCCATGGTCAATGTCGGCATTGTCGGTATCGGGTTTATGGGCCTGATTCACTATCTGGCCTATCAGCGGATAAGTGGCGCGCGGGTGGCAGCAATTGCGTCGCGCGACCCCAAGAAGCTCGCGGGAGACTGGCGCGGAATTAAAGGTAATTTTGGGCCCGCTGGCTCGCAGATGGATTTGGGCAATGTTCGCCGCTACGCCGAGCTCGATACGCTGCTGTCGGATTCCACCATCGATCTGGTCGATATTTGCCTGCCGCCGGCGCTGCATGCCGAGGCGGCAATCGCGGCTCTGCGGGCAGGCAAGCATGTGTTGTGCGAAAAGCCGATGGCGCTGAATTCCAAGGACGCCGCGCGGATGATGGCGGCCGCTGAAAAGGCGGGGCGCCTGTTGATGGTGGCCCATGTGTTGCCGTTTTTCCCGGAGTACGCCTTTGCGCTTGCGGCAATTCAATCGGGCCGCTACGGCCGGCTGCTGGGCGGACACTTTCGCCGGATTATTTCTGACCCGCTCTGGATCAAGGATTTTTACGATCCGGACCAAGTCGGCGGACCGGTGATTGATTTGCATGTGCATGACGCGCATTTCATTCGCGCGATCGCTGGCATGCCACAGGCGGTGTTCAGCAGTGGGCGATTGCGACCTGGCACAGAGGTCGTTGAGTTCGTCAATACGCAGTTCTTGTATCCAGCCGGCGGGCCGACCATCACCGCCGCCAGCGGCGTGATTCACCAGCAAGGGCGTGGATTTGCGCACGGATACGAGATTTATCTGGAAAAGGGGACACTCTTGTTCGACTTTGCCGCGCTGGCCGACGGCGCGCAGGCCACTCCGCTGACCGTGCTCGGCAAAGGGGGCAAAGTGACGCGTCCCGCCTTGGGGGCGAGCGATCCGCTCGATGGCTTCGTCGCCGAGTTGAAAGAGGCTTGCCGAGCTGTCCAGCGTGGCCAGCCTTCGAGCACGCTCAGTGGAGAACTTGCGCGCGACGCTTTGGTGCTGTGCGAACGGCAATCGCGATCGGTCCGCACGGGCAAAATCGTGCGCATGTAGCGGTTATGCGCCGGTCAAGTCACCCCCACTGGCGAGCGGGGGCGAGCTGTCGCCTCGTGTGTCTGCGACCGCCTGTATCGCAGCCGCAGCGGCGGCTCGCGCGCACGGCAAGTTCGCTAGTTTCCGCACGGCAGGACACAGGGTATGCGCGTTGTAACGGTAGACGCGGACACGTTTTCAAACGCTTTTTTTGACCACCAGCCAACCGTGTCCTATACTCCAGTTGGCCGAACTGCTAGACCCGCATTCGGCGCTGCCACCAAGCTTAGCCCTCTGCGATTGCCTTGGCCTTGGATTTCTATGGGAACGGAAATCCCGGGTGACGCTGCGGAACGCCACCGCGCTGGCAACTCGCTCTGATGGAAATACCGAATGCGCAGTTGGGTCCGCCGTTTCCCCTCAGCTTTGTTGCTGGGCCTGAGTCTGATCGTGTTGCCGGCCAATGCCGCCGCGCAACTCGCCTTCGCGCCGAGCGTCAATCGGCCTGCGTCCGATCCCGTTACCGAGATCCTGCGGCACGGGCAATCACTTGAGCATGATCGGCGTTGGGCCGAGGCGCTTACCTACTACGAGGAATCGCTACGGAAACATCCGGGCAACCGGTTTCTGGAAGAGCGTTTCACCTCGTCCAAGCTGCACTACGACCTCGCCCGGCGCTACAGCGACCATAGCTTTAGCCAGTCGCTGGCCTCCTTAAGCGAGCAAGACGCGCTGGGCCTCTATGCCGAAGTGCTGCTGAAAATCCAGTCGCATTATGTTGATCCGCCGAATTGGGACCAGTTGGTCGAGCGCGGCACCACCGCGCTGGAGGCGGCGCTGCAAGACCCCGTCTTCACTGAGCGAAATGGCCGCCAGGTTTCGTCCGCAGATCTGCAACGCTTCTTCAGCGAGTTGCGTGGGCAGCTTGCTCGCCGTCAGATTCAAGATCGCCACGCCGCCCGCGACGCCGCCGCGCTGGCCGCATACACGGCCAAAGCCCGACTCGGGCTGACCGGCACGCCGGTGGTGTTGGAGTACGTTTGCGGCGCCACCAACGCGCTGGACGATTATTCAGCCTATCTCACGGCCGATCAGCTCAACGAAGTGTATTCGCAGATCGACGGCAACTTTGTGGGACTGGGTATTGAGCTCAAAAGCGCCGAGGGCGCGTTGACGATCGTCAAGGTCATTCCGAGCAGCCCCGCGGAACGCGGCGGGCTGCACGGCGGTGACTCCATCGTGGCGGTCGATGGTCGCGCCACGGCCGACATGAACACCGACGAGGCCGCCAACCTGCTACAAGGTCCCGAAGGGAGCACGGTGCGCGTCACCGCCGTCGCGACCGGCGGCAAGCCGCGAGTGGTGACCCTGGTACGTCAGCATGTCGAGATTCCAAGCGTCACCGACGAATCGATCATCGATCCCGATCGCGGCGTAGCCTACCTCAAGCTAACCTGCTTCCAAAAGACCACCTCGCGCGATCTCGACACGGCGCTGTGGAAGCTGCACCGATTGGGCATGCGCAGCCTCATCATGGATTTGCGCGGCAACCCGGGTGGATTGTTGACCTCGGCCGTGGAAATTGTCGACAAGTTCGTCGAGGCGGGCACGATCGTCAGCACGCGTGGACGCAATCCGAGCGAAGACTTCAACTACTCCGCTCACAAGGCGGGCACTTGGCGCGTGCCATTAGTGGTGCTGATCGACGGCGACAGCGCCAGCGCCAGCGAAATCTTCGCCGGCGCGATGCGCGATCATCGCCGCGCGGTGATGGTGGGCGAGCGCAGCTACGGCAAAGGTTCGGTGCAGGGAATCTTCCCGCTGAATCTATCGCACAGCGGACTGCGGCTGACCACTGCCAAGTTCTATTCGCCCAACGGATTGCCGTTCAGCAAAGTTGGCGTCGAGCCAGATGTGGTCGTGCATCAGGTCGCCAAACCGGTGGTCGACGGGGACATCGCCACCAATCAACAAAGCGCGCTCGTGGCAGACGCCATGCTGGCTCAGGCGTTGACCATCGCACAATCCAATATCGCCCGCAAATAGCCGGGCGTCATCCCGTTCAGTTCCTGCTCTCCTCCCCAGCCCCAAGACACTGGTCTTGGGGCTCTTTTATTGGTGTATCGGGGTCGGGCCGATCTAAGTGCGCCGGCGCAAATGCTGGCGGCTCACGTCGCCGTTGTGTACGATTGGCGTATGGATCTGGGCCGCTGCGATCGTCATCGCGCCTATGCCAACCCCGCCTGATTGGCCCAAGTAAGTTTTTCCCGCCCGCCACTCCCCCGCTGCATTCGGCATGTTTGGAGCGCTCGGACATTTTGTGACGCGGCACTGGCTGCTGGTCATCCTGGCCTGGGGCGTGGCCGCGATTGGCATACATCTCATTGCGCCGCGTTGGGACGACGTGACCCACGATGGCGATCTGGCCTACCTGCCAGCCGAGATGACCAGCGTCCGCGCCGAACGCCTGCTGGCCAAGGCGTTTCCGCAGGATCGGTCGCGCAGCCAAATGGTGTTGGTGGTCGAACGCGCCCAGGGACGACTGACGGCGGAAGATTACGCGGTGGCCGATCAATTGATCGAACGGCTAACGCCTGTCGAACCGGTTGAGGTCGAAGGGGCGAAGGCTGCCCAACCGGTTGCCGCGCCGTCCGCGCTGCCAGTCGTCGACGTGTGGTCGTACCGCACGCCGGTGCTGGGCAAGAAATTGACAAGCGCCTATCAGCCCGCGACGGGACAAGCGACCTTGATCGTGGCGCAGCTTTCCACCGAGTTCATGGCCACACAGAACATCGAAGTGCTCGGCGCGGTGGAAGGTCTGCTGGAGGAGCTTCAGCGGGGCCCGGCATTTCCGCACGGTCTTAATTTAGGTATCAGCGGCTCGGCAGCAGTGGGGGGCGACATGCTGGCGGCCGCCAAGGAGAGCATCGACAAGACTGAGCTCACCACCGTCATTTTGGTGGTGGCGATTCTGCTGATTGTTTATCGCGCGCCGCTATTGGTCGTGGTGCCACTGGCGGCGATCGTGATTTCGGTGTCGATGGCGATGGATTCGATCGCGCTGGCCACGCTGTTCACCGACCGCGTCGATTGGTTTCATTTCAAGGTATTCAAGACGACCAAGATCTTCATCATCACCATTCTGTTTGGCAGCGGCACCAATTACTGCCTGTTCTTAATCGCCCGCTATCGGGAAGAACTCGGCCGGGGGCTGGCGACGGCGCCAGCGCTGGCGATCACCATCCGCCAGGTCGGGGCGGCGCTGGCCGCCAGCGCGATGACCACCATTTTTGGTCTGAGCATGATGGTGTTCTCCGACTTCGGCAAATTCCGCTACAGCGGGCCAGTGATCGCCGTTTGCTTGAGTGTTTGCCTATTGGCCTGCGTGACGCTGGCGCCGGCGCTTGTGCGCGCGCTGGGGCCCAAGGTTTTTTGGCCCTTCAAGGTGGATCCCACTAGCTCTCAGCGAGATCGCCGCCCCAGCCTGATGGATCGCCTTTGGATGGGGACCAGCGATTGGATCGTGCGCCGCCCCGGCCCGATCTTGGCCGTGAGCATCGTCATTTTGCTTTTTCCGGCAGTTGCGGGTTGGACGGTTCCCATTTCGTACAACCTGATCAACGAGCTCAGCGCCGACCGCGCGAGCGTGGTCGGCACGGCGATGCTGCGGCGCCACTTTCCGGCGGGCGACACCGGTCCGGCGACAGTGGTGGTGCATCAAGAGAACGGCCAGTTCGACTCGAAAGCGGGCGAGCGCCGCATCGCTGTCCTGACCAAGGCGCTTTACGAGGTGCCGGGAGTCGTGGCCGTGCGCAGTTTGGCGGAGCCGCTGGGGGACAAGCCGGGGTTTTTCAATCCCTTTCGAGCCAGTGGTCAGCGCAAGATCATCGCCAAGCACAACCCTCGGGCGACCGCCAAGTTTCTCAGTCACGCGCCAGAATATCTGGGCAGCGTCACGCTGCTGGAGGTGATCTTCGAGGACGACCCGTTCTCGCAGGCAGCGACAGCGACGCTGGATCGC
This region of Pirellulales bacterium genomic DNA includes:
- a CDS encoding Rrf2 family transcriptional regulator, which translates into the protein MRVSAKTEYACIAMLELASSYGSGEPVRIRKIAEDHGVPARFLVQILLQLKGAGFVSSTRGAAGGYQLAKDPAEISLGEVMTVIEGPREMAAVSASAPDSPAGRVLTEVWREITEVEERMLREITFADLVDRASRSAEDMYYI
- a CDS encoding phosphoadenylyl-sulfate reductase, whose protein sequence is MTPPATLLMSNAATSVPASASQVPVPGPAGSDGIRTITQEGLAWLKEQSLKLEDSSPEEIIRWAAQHYQPKLGMATAFGPEGCVIIHYLAKIDPSVYVFNLDTGYQFKETLELRDRIAERYGVNVELRRPKLSVAEYEAANGGPVYKSDPDRCCAERKLSVLREASTGLNAWMSGIRRDQSSDRAKAAIVGWDRKFGLVKISPLANWTKKDVWKLIVDEKIPYNPLHDQGYTSIGCWPCTRAVTAGEDERAGRWSGTGKRECGLHTLESH
- a CDS encoding rhamnulokinase, which gives rise to MANQVYLAVDLGASSGRVLSASFDGRRLSIDETHRFENGPVRVGTSIFWDLLGLWREVLIGLRAAGQLHGRAVASVGVDTWGVDFGLLTSDQLLLSNPYHYRDARTHGVMERAIDELGREAIFAETGLQFLQFNTLFQLLAMKWSGSSLLEVAHRLLMMPDLFHWLLSGQRTNERTNASTTQFYNPQTADWAFNLLETCGLRTDILGDIVEPGTSLGALLPMVREETGLSAAQVILPATHDTGSAVAAVPAGPESGRWCFISSGTWSLMGAELSAPVLSAACREANFTNEVGANQTIRLLKNIGGLWLLQQSRAAWKKQGRAWSWDELAAMAAEAPPLASLIDPDYQGFLSPSDMPAAIRDYCRDTRQPVPQDERAVTRTIIESLALKYRYVLEALERLVGYAFDTIHIIGGGTKNRLLCQATADACGRRVVAGPVEATAIGNALVQAIAAGSIGNLQDGRRVVRESFATNEYAPRDTARWSEAYQRFQALMTATP
- a CDS encoding Gfo/Idh/MocA family oxidoreductase, which codes for MVNVGIVGIGFMGLIHYLAYQRISGARVAAIASRDPKKLAGDWRGIKGNFGPAGSQMDLGNVRRYAELDTLLSDSTIDLVDICLPPALHAEAAIAALRAGKHVLCEKPMALNSKDAARMMAAAEKAGRLLMVAHVLPFFPEYAFALAAIQSGRYGRLLGGHFRRIISDPLWIKDFYDPDQVGGPVIDLHVHDAHFIRAIAGMPQAVFSSGRLRPGTEVVEFVNTQFLYPAGGPTITAASGVIHQQGRGFAHGYEIYLEKGTLLFDFAALADGAQATPLTVLGKGGKVTRPALGASDPLDGFVAELKEACRAVQRGQPSSTLSGELARDALVLCERQSRSVRTGKIVRM
- a CDS encoding S41 family peptidase: MRSWVRRFPSALLLGLSLIVLPANAAAQLAFAPSVNRPASDPVTEILRHGQSLEHDRRWAEALTYYEESLRKHPGNRFLEERFTSSKLHYDLARRYSDHSFSQSLASLSEQDALGLYAEVLLKIQSHYVDPPNWDQLVERGTTALEAALQDPVFTERNGRQVSSADLQRFFSELRGQLARRQIQDRHAARDAAALAAYTAKARLGLTGTPVVLEYVCGATNALDDYSAYLTADQLNEVYSQIDGNFVGLGIELKSAEGALTIVKVIPSSPAERGGLHGGDSIVAVDGRATADMNTDEAANLLQGPEGSTVRVTAVATGGKPRVVTLVRQHVEIPSVTDESIIDPDRGVAYLKLTCFQKTTSRDLDTALWKLHRLGMRSLIMDLRGNPGGLLTSAVEIVDKFVEAGTIVSTRGRNPSEDFNYSAHKAGTWRVPLVVLIDGDSASASEIFAGAMRDHRRAVMVGERSYGKGSVQGIFPLNLSHSGLRLTTAKFYSPNGLPFSKVGVEPDVVVHQVAKPVVDGDIATNQQSALVADAMLAQALTIAQSNIARK
- a CDS encoding MMPL family transporter, whose protein sequence is MFGALGHFVTRHWLLVILAWGVAAIGIHLIAPRWDDVTHDGDLAYLPAEMTSVRAERLLAKAFPQDRSRSQMVLVVERAQGRLTAEDYAVADQLIERLTPVEPVEVEGAKAAQPVAAPSALPVVDVWSYRTPVLGKKLTSAYQPATGQATLIVAQLSTEFMATQNIEVLGAVEGLLEELQRGPAFPHGLNLGISGSAAVGGDMLAAAKESIDKTELTTVILVVAILLIVYRAPLLVVVPLAAIVISVSMAMDSIALATLFTDRVDWFHFKVFKTTKIFIITILFGSGTNYCLFLIARYREELGRGLATAPALAITIRQVGAALAASAMTTIFGLSMMVFSDFGKFRYSGPVIAVCLSVCLLACVTLAPALVRALGPKVFWPFKVDPTSSQRDRRPSLMDRLWMGTSDWIVRRPGPILAVSIVILLFPAVAGWTVPISYNLINELSADRASVVGTAMLRRHFPAGDTGPATVVVHQENGQFDSKAGERRIAVLTKALYEVPGVVAVRSLAEPLGDKPGFFNPFRASGQRKIIAKHNPRATAKFLSHAPEYLGSVTLLEVIFEDDPFSQAATATLDRITTLLHARASDESSDWHGAQFDVTGTTAGTRDLRVVIESDQWRIMQLVTIAVLAVIIVLLRRPVICLYLIASVVFSYLVTIGITETFFAWLYAGTFEGLDWKVPMFLFVILVAIGQDYNIYLVTRVFEEQERHGAIEGLRRAVTQTGGIITSCGIIMAGSFMSMLTGSLRGMLELGFALTLGILLDTLVVRSVLVPAFLAIWFRRYDQAPVRPIEVLATEPAANKPASDVDELLGAPAARGGWL